One window of Candidatus Mycobacterium wuenschmannii genomic DNA carries:
- a CDS encoding nitroreductase family deazaflavin-dependent oxidoreductase: protein MPLEGEYAPSPWDWSREQADKIAESGGTDGTDMKGMPVILLTTVGAKTGKLRKTPLMRVEHDGEYAAVASLGGAPKHPVWYFNISKNPRVELQDGTEVHDYDAREVFGDEKAVWWERAVAAYPDYADYQQKTERQIPVFVLTPVH, encoded by the coding sequence ATGCCACTCGAAGGTGAATACGCCCCGTCCCCGTGGGACTGGTCCCGCGAACAAGCCGACAAGATCGCCGAGTCCGGCGGTACCGACGGCACCGACATGAAGGGCATGCCGGTCATCCTGCTGACCACGGTCGGCGCCAAGACCGGCAAGCTCCGCAAGACACCGCTGATGCGCGTCGAGCACGACGGCGAGTACGCCGCCGTGGCGTCGCTGGGTGGGGCGCCGAAGCACCCGGTCTGGTACTTCAACATCTCCAAGAACCCGCGCGTCGAACTGCAGGACGGCACCGAGGTGCACGACTACGACGCCCGCGAGGTGTTCGGCGACGAAAAGGCCGTCTGGTGGGAGCGAGCTGTGGCCGCATACCCCGACTACGCGGACTATCAGCAGAAGACCGAGCGACAAATCCCGGTCTTTGTGCTGACCCCTGTGCACTGA
- the ilvA gene encoding threonine ammonia-lyase: MSAELSQSPDTRGNGPLTAAEIDAAATRIAGVVTATPLQFSDRLSATTGANVYLKREDLQTVRSYKLRGAYNLLVQLSEAERAAGVVCSSAGNHAQGFAYACRTLGVRGRVYVPAKTPKQKRDRIRYHGGEFIELIVGGSTYDLAAEAALADVARTGATLVPPFDDPRTMAGQGTIAVEMLGALTDEPDLVVVPVGGGGCIAGITTYLAARTSKTSVLGIEPAGAAAMMAALANGAPVTLEHVDQFVDGAAVSRAGALTYAALAAAGNMVSITTVDEGAVCTAMLDLYQNEGIIAEPAGALAVAGLLEADIEPGSTVVCLVSGGNNDVSRYGEILERSLVHLGLKHYFLVDFPQEPGALRRFLDSVLGPNDDVTLFEYVKRNNRETGEALVGIELGSAADLDGLLDRMRATEMQIEAIEPGSPAYRYLL, translated from the coding sequence GTGTCTGCCGAACTGAGTCAAAGCCCGGACACCCGGGGTAACGGTCCGCTCACCGCGGCCGAGATCGACGCGGCGGCCACCCGAATCGCCGGCGTGGTCACCGCCACGCCGCTGCAATTTTCCGACCGGTTGTCCGCGACGACCGGGGCGAACGTCTACCTCAAGCGCGAAGACCTTCAGACCGTCCGCTCCTACAAGCTGCGCGGCGCCTACAACCTGCTGGTCCAGCTGTCCGAAGCGGAGCGCGCAGCCGGCGTTGTATGTTCGTCGGCCGGTAACCACGCACAGGGCTTCGCCTACGCCTGCCGCACTCTGGGCGTTCGCGGCCGCGTCTACGTGCCGGCCAAGACACCCAAGCAGAAGCGCGACCGCATCCGGTATCACGGCGGCGAGTTCATCGAGCTGATCGTCGGTGGGTCGACCTACGACTTGGCCGCCGAGGCCGCACTCGCCGACGTCGCGCGCACCGGCGCGACGCTGGTGCCGCCGTTCGACGACCCGCGCACGATGGCCGGGCAGGGCACCATCGCCGTCGAGATGCTCGGCGCACTGACCGACGAACCGGACCTGGTGGTTGTGCCCGTTGGGGGCGGCGGTTGCATCGCCGGCATCACCACCTACCTCGCCGCGCGGACCAGCAAGACCTCGGTGCTCGGCATCGAGCCGGCGGGAGCGGCCGCGATGATGGCCGCCCTGGCCAACGGCGCCCCGGTCACCCTCGAACACGTCGACCAGTTCGTCGACGGCGCCGCGGTGAGTCGCGCCGGCGCGCTGACCTACGCCGCGCTGGCGGCAGCCGGCAACATGGTCTCGATCACCACCGTCGACGAGGGCGCGGTGTGCACCGCGATGCTCGACCTGTATCAGAACGAAGGCATCATCGCCGAGCCCGCCGGAGCACTCGCGGTCGCCGGTCTGTTGGAGGCCGACATCGAGCCGGGATCCACGGTGGTCTGCCTGGTCTCCGGTGGCAATAACGATGTCTCGCGTTACGGCGAGATCCTCGAGCGGTCGCTGGTCCACCTCGGGCTCAAGCACTACTTCCTTGTTGACTTCCCGCAGGAGCCGGGCGCGCTGCGACGGTTCCTGGACAGCGTGCTCGGCCCCAACGACGACGTCACGCTCTTCGAATACGTCAAGCGCAACAACCGCGAGACCGGCGAGGCGCTGGTCGGCATCGAATTGGGCTCGGCCGCGGATCTGGACGGGCTGCTGGATCGCATGCGGGCTACCGAAATGCAGATCGAGGCCATCGAGCCGGGCTCGCCGGCCTACCGCTACCTGTTGTAG
- a CDS encoding GAF and ANTAR domain-containing protein, which translates to MPSIPAHDLAQRMAELARSVAAPRDLDTVLKGVTTTTVELLEGAATAGVLLVSKGGKFESLSGTSDLIYEVDRLQEKHNAGPCVEAALDELVVRTDDFEHETRWPQYSREVVKLGVRSSISFKLYTGDRTAGALNVFSGEPRCFDAESEVIGSILAAHAAAAILASRDSQQLQAALLSRDIIGQAKGMLMERFQVDAVGAFDMLRKLSQQMNVRLHEVAQRVVDTR; encoded by the coding sequence ATGCCCTCGATACCGGCCCACGATTTGGCGCAGCGCATGGCCGAGTTGGCTCGTTCGGTGGCGGCTCCGCGTGATCTCGACACCGTGCTCAAGGGCGTGACGACCACGACCGTCGAGCTGCTGGAAGGTGCCGCCACAGCGGGTGTTCTGCTGGTCTCCAAGGGCGGCAAGTTCGAGTCCCTGTCCGGGACGTCCGACCTGATCTACGAGGTGGACCGGCTGCAGGAAAAACACAACGCCGGCCCGTGCGTCGAGGCCGCCCTTGACGAATTGGTGGTCCGCACCGACGATTTCGAACACGAGACGCGCTGGCCGCAGTACTCCCGGGAAGTAGTGAAACTCGGTGTGCGCAGCAGCATTTCGTTCAAGCTGTACACCGGTGACCGGACCGCGGGCGCGCTGAACGTGTTCTCTGGCGAGCCGCGATGCTTCGATGCCGAGTCCGAGGTGATCGGCTCGATCCTCGCGGCGCACGCCGCTGCGGCGATTCTTGCCAGCCGCGACAGCCAGCAACTGCAGGCCGCCCTGCTCAGCCGCGACATCATCGGCCAGGCGAAGGGAATGCTGATGGAGCGCTTCCAGGTCGACGCCGTCGGCGCGTTCGACATGCTGCGCAAGCTGTCGCAACAGATGAATGTGCGGCTGCACGAGGTCGCTCAGCGGGTCGTCGACACCCGCTGA
- a CDS encoding ribosomal L7/L12 family protein — MSDVDEGARARLDYIEKQLQILFPEGYVPFAAANSAGMPQSVVDLARRGNLIAAIKEYRTLTGVGLAEAKEAVEAIR, encoded by the coding sequence ATGAGCGACGTTGACGAGGGCGCCAGGGCCCGGCTGGATTACATCGAGAAGCAGCTGCAGATCCTGTTTCCCGAGGGCTACGTGCCGTTCGCCGCGGCGAACTCCGCCGGGATGCCGCAGTCGGTGGTCGACCTCGCCCGGCGCGGGAATCTGATCGCCGCGATCAAGGAGTACCGCACGCTGACCGGCGTCGGGCTGGCCGAGGCCAAAGAGGCTGTCGAAGCCATCCGCTGA